The Polypterus senegalus isolate Bchr_013 chromosome 11, ASM1683550v1, whole genome shotgun sequence sequence AATTTACGTTTGCTTGCCAGCCCTACTGGAATGGTAATATAGTTGAATGTACATTTTTTAGATATAGTTTTGCATGTAGGAGTTGAAAAAccaaatcagtttatttttaacagctttttatatttctttcatgACTTCTCCAGCTGTATAGCATGTTTCCAGTACTCACTAATTTAATACCTGGACCCTTCAACAAGATGctaaaaaatgttaatgaaattaagcGATTCACCTCAAATATGATTAATCAACACAAAGAGACTCTGGTTAGTGACAGCCCTCGAGATTTTATAGACAGCTTCCTCATCAAAATGAAACAGGTAAGCCAGTAATTAAGTTTGGTGGGGTATGAAGGGATGATTTGGTGCAGTTTAGctaaaaaaagattttcattACATTAATTGTTAAATTTAATTAGGATTCCTACCTTAATTGTACTCTTTTCTAAGCCACGTCATGTAACAATCACCCTGGAATGTATGGTTTTCTTGTCCAGTTAAACTAAACtgtatttaaaagttttaaatttagtaaaaaatttaataattaaatttagTGTTTCATGTGCTTGTTAAGAGCTTTTTTATGATGTTTAATAATTTGACATTCTCAgaactgcttaatccaattagatagatagatagatagatactttattaatcccaaggggaaattcacataatccagcagcagtatactgatacaaagaaacaatattaaattaaatagtaataaaaatgaaaagaattaaaataaaattaatgttcgcatttactcccccgggtggaattgaagagtcgcatagtgtgggggaggaacgatctcctcagtctgtcagtggaacaggacagtgacaaaagtctgtcactgaagctactcctctgtctggagatgacactgttaagtggatgcagtggattcttcatgattgacaggagtttgcttagtgcccgtcgctctgccacggatgttaaactgtccaactttaatcctacaatggagcctgccttcttaacaagtttgtccaggcgtgaggcgtctttcatctttatgctgctaccccagcacaccaccgcgtaaaagagggcactcgccacaaccgtctggtagaacatctgcagcatcttactgcagatgttgaaggatgccaaccttctcagaaagtatattctgctctgagctttcttacatagagcatcagtattggcagtccagtccaatttgtcatccagctgcactcccagatatttatagaatTCAAAGTATTCCTAGTGGGTACCAGCCCATCACAAGGTCAACTCACATAATTACAAAGAGGCTGCCTATTTATAAGCACCAAAtaagatgtgaaaggaaaacttAAGCATCTGGAGAAAAACCTGTTCAGAAACTGACAGCATGTGGAAACATCTCACAGTCAATCAGGTGGGGGATTCACACTGAACCTGATAAGCAGCAGCACTtaccactgtgctgccatgcTAGCCGTTCTCTGAGCAGTTACTCAAAAATGAAGAAAGTCCCGTAAGCTGACAAAAGTGTACATGACAATGTCTCACTCAGAAGATTcactattgtttatttaatttgataaTTACACCTCATAAGATATTCTGTCAGtgagtttttatttcttaagCAGTCTTAACTTTTTCCAAAGCAGTAAGTCAATTTCCAATCTGTAAAAGAGTGAATGTGGTGCcatatgtttttctttgaaattcatcATCCAAGCTTCTTCCAAAAGTTGTGTTTACATGAGTTAAGTAATTGCCTCTTATTAACTAAGCAAAGCTATTCCCATGCTGTTATATTTATGCTGGCTGCCCTAACCTTTAAGGCATAATACCTGCACAGTATAAAACTGTCTTGTGAATGATAAATGTTCCAAAGTGTgttagaaatcaacatcttaattaaagaaagaaacatcctctattGGGACAACtttgataaaaaaacatttttgtgtcaGTAATCAGATAGGAGAAAATTTGTCCATCTGTgtaatttatttacagtacatttgcaGTACAGATTCAACATGCTTGCTATGAATTCTAGGTTTGGTTGGAGTTTCTGTGCAATCTGCATgttctttgttgatttttatcTTGGTACTTTTTCTTCCACAACCTAAACACATGCATGTTATGTAGCTTTATTAACAAATCTAAATTAGTGGGTGTATGCTTCAGTGAACCCTGGGACAGATGTGTGTCTCATATAAGGCCGGCTCCTGTTTTTTTGAATGCCTGGATAGACTCTGCTCAAGTTGAATGAAGAAATTTTAAGATTATGTTATTCAAGTAAAGGTGGCAAGATACAGCATGTATATCTTATCTATCATTTTGATTCTGCATTTGTATTTCTTATAATGCTCAAGGAAAGGGATAACCCGGCCACTGAGTTCCACTTTGACAACTTAAACATGACAGTTTTCAATCTCTTTACGGCGGGCACAGATACCACCAGCACCACACTGCGATATGGACTGCTGATTCTTATAAAGTATCCTCACATCCAGGGTAAGAACTTTTCAAAATCATTGAGCACATGGACACTTAGAAAACTTGttcatgtatttttaatgttcatTCCACAGTAACCATAAATAGCAATGAAAGATGTAATGAAAGGCTGGAGTGTAAAGTCATTTCCActgtttatattctttattttcatagTGCTATAATCCTATGTCCAAAGTCTCATGATTTAAGTAAAAGAGTTAGGTAAAAATTTACAGCATATatagaaataagtaaaatatatataactgtaCTGATTTCTGATGGGAAATTAATGTATCTATAATTCCATTTGAaccattgttttttgtgttttattattattatttaattgttatGGAGAGTTGGAGTCAATCTTTCCCACATTGGGTGAGACACCGATCCATTGTCTGGTGTTTCATGGATATCACTATACTAGCAAAATTAAATGTAGATTTTTAGAAAAGTGGAGGAAATGTAAGTAATGGGAGCATTTTGAGACAAAATATGTGACCATgagaagaatattttaaaataagaaaaaaagaatcaacaaGTTTGATCGatgctttattaaaacaatagACAAAACCAAAGTAAAAGGTTTGGAGTTTTCTCAGAGCACTCTGCTTAACTCTTTAAACACAGCCCCATTGTTTTAGACCTGCTGATGGGACTAAACAatgaagcaattttttttttaaaaactgcataaaatTATTCATTTACTAATTGATTTAATTAAAGTGCAGTATTTTGCTGTTAAATTGCTGTATTGTATACCCCGATATCACGttacagtgtttttcttttttcccccaaaaccccTGCTTTCTTGAACATCCTGATTCAAATGTGTACAATTTGATGGACAGATTATTATCCCCTAAATGAGAGGgatatttcaacttttttttttttgttaacttgtTTTTGAATCTTTCAACTATCAGTTTTGTAATTTGGATCTCCTGAGAGTAAGATCTCTGCTTCAAAATAATACAATGCCACTTGTCTTCATTAATAGATAACTGTGCTTTGGACACttatttgaaaaaagtaaaaatgttatttttttgtattgtttcaaaaaagtaaaatttgaaatactgtttttattcaaagtgaattttttggtaaaaaacaaaatggtgttttatttatttatttatccatccatccatccattatccaacccgctatatcctaacacagggtcacgggggtctgctggagccaatcccagctaacacagggcacaaggcaggaaacaaaccccggggagggtgccagcccaccgcagggcacatacacacacaccaaaagcacaatttagaatcgtcaatgcacctaacctgcatgtctttggactgtgggaggaaaccggaatactcggaggaaacccacgcagacacggggaaggacatgcaaactccacgcagggaggaccagggaagcaaacttggggctcctaactgcgaggcagcagcgctacccaccgtgccacccccaatTCAGAATTATATAGTTagaatttgtatttttctgaattacttgattttaaaaagacagctcttgctaaattttatatattgtgctcATTCTTTGGTGTCACTttctaaaaaccaaaaaaactcaaACACCACACTTAAAACCTTTGCTATAGAAATGTCTACAGCAGTGTTAATCTTTAGGGTATGCCATCTGTAGAAAATCACTACACTCTATACCAAAACGCTGTACTGCTTCCACATTTACACACACTTTGGCACTGCCTCTAAAATTTGTAAACCTGTTTGAAAAGCTTTTCTttagtttattaataaagtatcattcATCTGTCTCAGTTTTGTCTACTCCATGTCAAATACTCCATGTTTGACAACAGACTTTAGAAATTATGATTTTTAAGGGGTTTAGGAAagttttgtatttgtttgtgCCCATTTGCTTCGTTTAGAATTAACTTAAATAATTGTAATGATGCTGTGCGTCTTTGTGTTTAACAGATACCACCATTTTGAGCAACATAGTTGATGGCAATGGTTCACTGTTGCTCCCTTGTCAAAATCACAGCTTGTGCAACGTAACTTCAGAGAGCCACCGTTGTAGAAAACTGTGTGAAATTACTGTCTGTATCCAAGTTTCTGGACACTTGAAAGACTTTTATAATGTGTCATtctcaacatttattttatggtTGTTGTCTTTTTGCTTGTCATATTAACTGGAATATTTGACTTATATTTTGTTTGTGCACTTTTGGTTTCTACTGACTCCTAGTTTTCATACTTCCATGTTGTCATAACTATAGCATGTTCCttcttatttgaaaaataaaaaatctgtctgACCATTTATTTAGGCAGAATAGACAATTAGTCAAATTGagaagatatttattttaaaaaatcagataAATACTATAACTCTATATTTACTCTGAAGTTGCAGATTTCTGATATATATGGGTAACTCCTTCAAACAGGAAGACAGCAGAACATTTATCATCAAAGCAATGAAAGTTGTTCTTGTGGAGGGCCTGTAAACCTGTGCTGTTATTTTTATGTCAGTGggtttatttctttcaatttagaaaaggtccagaaggAAATTGATGCAGTGATTGGACAAGGCCGTGCTCCTGCCATGGAGGACCGGAGAAAGATGCCCTACACTGATGCTGTACTCCACGAAGTCCAGAGGTTCATCGATCTTGTCCCCTTAAATGCTTTTCATAAGACAACAAAGGACACTGTCTTCAGGGGCTACTCCATTCCAGCTGTAAGGGTCAATCATTCCCTGAAATGAAtctattatttaaatttatggAACGTTTTAGTAAAAAAGAATAGGAAGCAACAATTTGTTTAAATGATcttagattcttttttttttaatcaacttaACAATGACTATTTCATATCTATCAGAGTGGTGCAATGGTTACTTCTACTGATTCATGGCTGGAACAACTCAGGGTGTCAATGTTTTGCCAGGTTGCTGTCCATgtgcagtttgtatgttctcaccatgtttgtgtgtgttgttcTTGAGCCTTTCTTCCTCTCATATTCCAAATGCCTGTGTATTAATTGGATTTTCTAAATTATTACCATGTGTCATGAGACACAATATGTCtctgaggattattgtgagagtcaacacacaagaaaatgaatcacaACACAAAGAAGTGGTTAAGTAAAACAAAGGGTAAAAACAGAGCGATCAAAAATAGCTAGGTCACCAGAATGAAAGGACAAGACAATAATCAGGAGtcaaattaaagtcaaaaaatttataacacaatCCTAACAGTGGGACATAACAAAAAATTTCTGAGATTGTTTTTATGTCCTTAAGGATAATGCACAGTGCGATCACtgccatatttacagtatatcattgcTATGGTGATGTCAATAGTGCAACAAAACAGGTCACATGACAAATTCTAAATGGTGTtgtgtaacaaaacaaaagtttattAATTCAATTCCAGTCCTAAAATGCATATTAGAAATTGAATCTTCATAGTGTATGTTAAGAGTCgaagataaggaaaaaataaacatataccaATTGTGAATATGGGCATGTGCACATTTTTTGCCTGAGAGTTgtcatatttatatttgtttttatggcTATGGCCATGTTGTTTATGGCTATATCACTTATGGTCAATGCCAGTGTGACATATGACATCATCTCCTTgccactatttaagatggtgtcaTTCTGTCACTGGATTTAATCTAAAGAAACAGATATCTATGTATCCAGTGTAGATAGGGCAGAAGAATTTACCTTCTTTCTTTAGACATGACATCATTTCCACCTTAGGCAAAACAAGGTATAGTGCTGCAGGATTGGTCACTGCACCTTTAAAACCAGTCttgtgcattatttacttattatgtgTATGTTCTAAATAGCATAAaaagccttttgttttcttttttttttattgtgatccAGGGTACAGTGGTGTCTCCTGTGCTTCACTCAGTGTTGTTTGACAAGACAAAATGGGCAACCCCTGACACCTTCAACCCTGGTCATTTCTTGGATGAAAACGGCTGCTTCAAAATGAACCCAGCTTTTATGCCCTTTTCTGCAGGTACAGAcactttaaatatttgttttaagatGAAACTTCACTGTATGGGTTTTCAGGACCATCACAAATTTTGAGTGGGTAAGCTGTTCATCATGTGTGTACCGATTTATCTTTCTTAAACATATTCTATGTTTATTTTCTGAGGAGAGCAGTACACTATGACAATAGCAGTGCTATTACATGAAAATAGTTGATGAAAATATTTCACTAAAATGTAGTGAATTTACCCACACTAAAGCATTTAAACCTACCAtcagtaataaagaaaaataaattgataaCTGAGCTACTAGGAGCATCTCAAGTCATTGAAAAAAGATTTCTAACATTTCTAAATACACaacaaaatgcattatttttgacCAAATACACATGTAATCTCTTTTCACCACTTCTTTAACACTGAATAAGTGTGCTATTTTCACTCTTTTCCAGCAACACAGTGGCATGTTAGACCTTTCCAAGACTGCTATCTCTTGTGGTTGAGTACAAAAGTGGTTGGTCAAAATTTTCTTAAAGGTTCTTTTTTTATCCATGTGATCATGTAAAGGAATGAAATTAGATTTTAAGGGGAGGCATGATGGTTGCCCCTGCTTCCTTCCTATACAAAGGTATTGGTTCGGAATTGCAAGCGAAATACTGCTTTTGCAGACTTTGTATACTCTCCACAAGTGGATATGGGTTTTTCTCTCAGTATTCCAATTCTCGAGGTCCATATATGTACAGTTAAGGTCAGAATTGGTTCAGTGTGAGGGAGAGTTTCTCTTGTAACATGCTGGTCTCCTGAACAATGAATTGGATAAAACAGCTATAGaaaatggttaaataaataaGTCCAATATTAAAAGGGGTGTCATACTTAATGCGGCAACTTCACCATTCCAAATTCCAGCTCAGTCATTGATAAGTAGGGTTTGCCTGTTCTTCCAGTGCTTATGTGaattttattggtatttggaaAACATGCGTGTGTctcatgtgtttatttattttttttttaatttttattaattttattacaatcaatacatagcaatcaagtttttacaaaaaaaagaattatgctaagaacagatcgatccccacccttgagagagagagcaagccaaacggtgtaaaatttaaggcttgtaaaaatacctaaatcaacaaattctctctgatctataaactcatttcaaaatattactgattagatcctgccatgttttgaaaaaagtctgcacagatcctctaactgagtatttgatttttccaattttaaataatataacacatcagtttcccactgacttaaaagaggagagtttgggttcttccagtttatcagaataagtctgcgtgccaacagtgtagtgaatgcaatcacaatttgtttgtccttctccactttaagaccctctggaagaaccccaaacacagctgttaatgggttaggagggattgtgagtccaaggctgtctgagaggtcattaaaaatattttgtccagaataatgttaatttggtgcaggcccagaacatgtgacctagtgagactggggcttggttgcaacgttcgcaggttggatcatgccctggaaacattttggagagttttagtcgagacagatgtgctcgatatataattttgagttgtataattgtatgctttgcgcatatggagcttgagtgaattctctgcattgctactttccactccttttctgatatattaattgagaggtcattttcccagtgtcctcttggatctttgaaaggaagggattgtaaaatgattttatatattgtagagatggagtctaattcctcaaaattgagcaatattttttccagcgtggatgagggtgcaagatgaggaaaatctggaaggttctgtttaacaacatgtgtttatatacaaaaatataagccAAAGAATTATCTACACTACCTAAGAGATAACTAAGGttagaaatgtattgtttagtagaatgtttgctgatgacattgtgatctgtagagatagtagggagcaggttgatgagaccctggagaggtggagatatgctctagagaggagaggaatgaaggtcagtaggaacaaaacagaatacatgtgtgtgaatgagagggaggtcagtggaatggtgaggatgcaaggagtagaattgatgaaggtggatgattttaaattattgggatcaacagtactgagtaatggggtttgtggaagaggtgaaaaagagagtgcaggcagggtggaatggctggagaagagtgtcaggagtgatttgtgacagacgggtactaccaacaagagtgaaagggaaggtctacaagacggtagtgagatcagctatgttatatgggttggagacggtggcactgaccagaaagcaggagacagagctggaggtgacaaagttgaagatgctaagatttgcactgggtgtgatgaggatggacagaattagaaatgagtacattagagggtcagctcaagttggatggtttggagacaaagtcagagaggtgagattgcgttggtttggacacgtgcagaggagagatgctgggtatattgggagaaggatgctaaggatagagctgccagggaagaggaaaagaggaaggcctaagtgaatgATTATGGATGTgataagagaggacatgcaggtgatgggtgtgacagaacaagatgcagagaacagaaagataaggaagaagatgatccgctgtggcaacccctaatgggagcaactgaaagaagaagaagaaaaagtagaaTAAAATCATCATATATTGTCccacatttttctaaaaaatgGCATCTACAATATTCAGTCTACTTCTATTTATTAAGATGTGCAGTTATTTTAGTATATTATTATCTGGAAGAATAACATCtttgttaatttagattttttttttatagtatattTGGCTAAGTCAAGAAAATATTCAGAAACTTCACAGACCTTTGCAAACTGGGGAAAGGAGGAACTGAGCTAATTTTGAATGGATTGTTAACATTACAATGAGATAAATCTTTATTCTCATATAGTTCCAATCTTAGGGTGCATTTGCCAGGGGAAACAAAGCAGCAGAGTGGAACTTGTCTTTCTTTGAAGTTGCAACTTTAGCAGCAGCTTGAacgtcttttttttgtttccacttCATCTGCACAGATTCTTTGCACATTATTCTTCCATCCAGAAgatagaaatgccttgtaaatactAATAcatctattttattattattattattatttctatttatgttacaTATTGTTTCTTCTATTAAGTGTAATGCTACTGATCGACATGTCATTCTTTTATGTTTCAGGAAAGCGCATCTGTGCAGGTGAGGGTCTGGCCAAGATGGAGCTCTTCTTGTTTTTCTCCACCCTTCTACAAAACTTCTCATTCCACCCCACAGAGGATCCTGACAAAATCAGCCTGTTACCAGATTCCAAATCGTTTATTAAAGTTCCCTTGCCATATAAGTTTATGGCCATCCCAAGATATCAAGAGATGGACGTTTGAGCACAGAGACACTTAAAATGAAAGAACATGCTAAAAAAgcaagaaatagatagatagatagataaatactttattaatcccaaggggattaaTCCCAATCCTCAATTTAAAGAAAATCCttgatttttaccttttttctacAACTACAACTTTTTCTACCATCTTATTCTGGTACTAATGCatgtttctattttaatttcttttgtttaataattgGTACTTACTGTAGTGATGTACTGTAAACAGTGCTAGACTGAATCTTTTTAATATGAagataaaaaagaacatttgcagTTTGGATTATCACCCCTTCATCTCTCAATTCATTCTCAATTAAAAGTCATCCCCCAAACATCCCTTTGTCAGCTGGATTCTGCAAGGCAACACTAATGGGCCACACACTTGCCTCATGTGCAGCAGCTTTTACTCTTCTCGGAATCTAGAAATTTCAGCACACTTTGCTACAAAGGTCTTTAAGCTTTGTAGCACCTAGGTAAGAAATATTAGctgcatttttaaagtttttggatCAACTTCATAGAGAAATGCTTACCTTTAAACTGCTGGTGAACTACTTTGATGGGACTGTAATAACTTTATGAATCAAATCTGTGATTTGTGTATGCTTTGTACATTTTATACACTTTTAAGAAAAAGAACTTCAGAAAACCTAACAAACAGCCTGTTgtttgtgctatataaaatttGCTCATTTTATTAAATAGATACATTAACAGACAGCTT is a genomic window containing:
- the LOC120538755 gene encoding cytochrome P450 2B19-like, with the protein product MKLAHQEGKKMMTRCEWKGSIKESAAAVFECANMELFGTAVLASIVLGLLFLIFRRDSSRYSKMPPGPTPLPFIGNMLQLDSGALYESFMKLKETYGPVMTVHLGPLRVVVLIGFDAVHEALVQQPDEFAGRAVSPLIMKLAGDFGLIQSNGERWKQIRRFSLSTLRDFGMGKRSIEEWIQEEAKHLTEEFRKTNGSPCDPTIFLSRAVSNVICSIVFGQRFDYQDKNFIELLSLLDANLRLLASPTGMLYSMFPVLTNLIPGPFNKMLKNVNEIKRFTSNMINQHKETLVSDSPRDFIDSFLIKMKQERDNPATEFHFDNLNMTVFNLFTAGTDTTSTTLRYGLLILIKYPHIQEKVQKEIDAVIGQGRAPAMEDRRKMPYTDAVLHEVQRFIDLVPLNAFHKTTKDTVFRGYSIPAGTVVSPVLHSVLFDKTKWATPDTFNPGHFLDENGCFKMNPAFMPFSAGKRICAGEGLAKMELFLFFSTLLQNFSFHPTEDPDKISLLPDSKSFIKVPLPYKFMAIPRYQEMDV